The Pseudodesulfovibrio sp. JC047 genome contains the following window.
TGGTTGACTGAGACGCTTCAGGCTTAACCCAGCTTTTTATTATCTATGTTCCGTCTGGAAATAGGTTAACACAATGAGGGCCTATTTATGGATAGGCAAGACCAATCAACGAGTTAAGTGAACGCAACGCGACTACACAATGGCGTTTAAATTATCAGTAGTCTCGCAGGTGGGTAAAGTCGAGAAGACTTAAAAGATCAAGACATTGATTCTCAATGAAATGAACGCCTCTCATTTGGGTACCCTCTTAATTCACACATCTTCCAATCTCGACGGACTCATTAATATACTCATCTTATCCCTCCAAACGCCCTTCTTCGATCGATTGCGTTACGACCTCGTGCGGGAGGTCTTTTTTGGGTTTGATACCGAGATCCTTGAGGAGTTCGGCTTGGCGGACGAGGTTGCCTCGGCCGGTGGAGAGTTTCTTGGTGGCGGTGTCGTACACGGTTCTGGCCTGATTGAGCCGTTCACCTACTTTGGTGAGGTCTTCGACAAATCCGACGAACTTGTTGTATAATTCCGCGCCACGATTGGCTATTTCCTGCGCATTCCGATTCTGTTGTTCCTGTCGCCAGAGATGGGCCACGGTGCGGATGACAAAGAGCAATGTGCTGGGACTGACCAGCAGGATATTTTTATTCCAGGCGTTTTGCCACAATGTCGCATCCTTATGGCTGGCCAAGGTGAAGGCTGGTTCCACCGGGATGAACATGATGACAAAATCCAAAGATTCCACGCCGTACAACGATTGATAATCCTTGCTCGACAAGTTGTTGATATGAGCGTGGATTGAATCCAAATGCCGCTTTATTGCCGTTTTTTGCGCGGCTTCAGTCTCGGCGTTGACATAGGCTTCATAGGCCGTCAGGGAAGCCTTGGCATCAATAATCAGATGCCGATTTTCCGGCAGATGCACCACGACATCCGGCTGGCTGCGTCTGCCATTGTCCAGAGTAAAACTCTCCTGAACCTCATATTCATCGCCTTTCCGAAGCCCTGACATTTCGAGCACTCGCTCCAGAATCATTTCACCCCAATTCCCCTGAGCCTTGGACTGGCCCTTCAAGGCGCGGGTCAAATTGTTGGCGTCTGCGGACAGCTGCTTGTTCATGTCCATAACCTGCCGAATCTGCTCGGCCATGGCACTCCGCTCCTTGCCCTCAATAGAATAGAAATTCTCGACCTTGCGTTGCAAGTCACCCAGTTTTGTCTGAAATGGCTGCAATATTTCTTTATTCTGTTCGGTAAAATTCTTTGATTTAGTTTCGAGAATGTCATTCGCAACGGCTTTGAATTGATGCGACAACTCATTCTTGGCGACGTTTAGCAGTTCCAGTTTTTCCTGACTCTGCTTCTGTTCGGCTTCCAATTCAGCCTCCAGCGTTGCCAAACGGGCGTGGAGTTCCTCTTTTTCCTCCAAAAGTGCATCTCGAAATTCCGTCATTCGAGCGACTGCGTCCGCCCCTTCCTGTATCTGCGTTTTTTGAGAGGTTACCGTTGACTCAGCGGCCCCCACTTTTTCGCGGACATTGGACAATTCCCGTGCGGATTCAGCAGCACCGTCCTTGGCTTTTTCAAGAGCGGAAATAAGCTCGGGCACCCGCGTGGCCCGTTCCTTCAGCCGTACCTGTTCAAGTCGGGCCTGCTCCAATTCTTTTCTAGAGAGCTTCAATTGCTCGCGGACATTGTCTGACGAGGCTTCAAGCGTTTCAATATGAGTCTGCCTGTGTTCCAGTTTTTCCAGAAGACTCTCTCTTTCGATGTCACTCTGATTCTGCTGCATAGCCAATTTGTGCGAATACACCAAACGAACCACGAGACCACAGACAAGTGCTCCGACAACAAATCCGCTCCCCAAAAAGACCACACTCCATCCATCCACTATTGGAAACACCATCGCACCTCTCGGCTTCATATATAATATTTTTGCAGCTTCACGCACTGCGATCAATTCATGCCCATTCACACCGGGCAAAAGAATGAGTGATCACTGTCCCACCCACACCACATTATGCTTTTTTCTGTTTTCGAATATTTTTCCACGGTTTGAAAATCGAAATAAAAAGCAAACCGACCAAAACCAAAG
Protein-coding sequences here:
- the rmuC gene encoding DNA recombination protein RmuC, translating into MVFPIVDGWSVVFLGSGFVVGALVCGLVVRLVYSHKLAMQQNQSDIERESLLEKLEHRQTHIETLEASSDNVREQLKLSRKELEQARLEQVRLKERATRVPELISALEKAKDGAAESARELSNVREKVGAAESTVTSQKTQIQEGADAVARMTEFRDALLEEKEELHARLATLEAELEAEQKQSQEKLELLNVAKNELSHQFKAVANDILETKSKNFTEQNKEILQPFQTKLGDLQRKVENFYSIEGKERSAMAEQIRQVMDMNKQLSADANNLTRALKGQSKAQGNWGEMILERVLEMSGLRKGDEYEVQESFTLDNGRRSQPDVVVHLPENRHLIIDAKASLTAYEAYVNAETEAAQKTAIKRHLDSIHAHINNLSSKDYQSLYGVESLDFVIMFIPVEPAFTLASHKDATLWQNAWNKNILLVSPSTLLFVIRTVAHLWRQEQQNRNAQEIANRGAELYNKFVGFVEDLTKVGERLNQARTVYDTATKKLSTGRGNLVRQAELLKDLGIKPKKDLPHEVVTQSIEEGRLEG